One Capsicum annuum cultivar UCD-10X-F1 chromosome 2, UCD10Xv1.1, whole genome shotgun sequence genomic window carries:
- the LOC107860634 gene encoding deoxynucleoside triphosphate triphosphohydrolase SAMHD1 homolog isoform X1, whose amino-acid sequence MGAFSNEELTFSSNFNFTSPQDLRFSKQIHDNVHGNIYIDPLYLKFIDTEQFQRLRELKQLGVAHMVYPGAVHSRFEHSLGVYWLANEAVHKLKTHQGMELGIDHFDIQTVKLAGLLHDIGHGPFSHLFEREFLPQVCTGLDWSHEQMSVDMIDHIVDEHHIDIGSGTIKKVKEMILASSKLALTKSSREKQFLYDIVANGRNGIDVDKFDYIVRDTRACALGCNFQFHRLMETMRVLGDEICYRAKDYLTIHKLFATRADLHRTVYTHAKVKAIELMVVDALVKANDYLHIASHIEHPSQYWKIDDTILKTIETAPDPELKESRDLILRVRRRDLYQFCNEYVVPRDKIEYFKDVTAQDIVCSQKSSSERLSEEDVAVSNVMIDLTQGRHNPLESIHFFKDYESDEKFSIPEDRISHLLPSSYQDMIVRVYSKKPHLVEPISDAFENFQLKTYGIKAQVHATPEKKKRRI is encoded by the exons ATGGGAGCTTTTTCAAATGAAGAACTCACTTTCTCTTCCAATTTCAATTTCACTTCTCCTCAAGATCTCAGATTCTCTAAGCAAATCCATGATAACGTACACGGCAACATCTATATTGATCCC CTCTACTTGAAGTTCATTGACACAGAACAATTTCAAAG GCTTCGTGAACTTAAACAACTAG GTGTGGCACACATGGTCTATCCAGGAGCAGTGCATTCTAGATTTGAGCATTCCCTTGGAGTCTATTGGCTTGCCAACGAAGCTGTCCATAAGCTTAAAACCCATCAA GGAATGGAGCTTGGAATTGATCACTTTGATATACAAACAGTGAAACTTGCTG GTCTTCTACATGATATTGGACATGGACCTTTTAGTCACTTGTTTGAACGTGAATTTCTTCCTCAAGTTTGCACTGGATTGGACTG GTCTCATGAACAAATGTCTGTGGATATGATTGATCACATTGTTGATGAGCATCATATTGATATCGGTTCAGGAACCATTAAAAAGGTCAAG GAAATGATTCTTGCTAGTTCCAAGCTTGCGTTGACAAAA AGTTCAAGGGAGAAGCAGTTCTTATATGATATTGTGGCAAATGGTCGAAATGGAATCGATGTAGACAA GTTTGATTACATCGTCCGAGATACCCGAGCGTGTGCTCTAGGATGCAATTTTCAGTTCCATAG GTTAATGGAGACAATGAGAGTCCTGGGAGACGAGATATGCTATCGAGCCAAAGATT ATTTAACCattcacaagttatttgccacaCGAGCTGATCTACACAGAACTGTTTATACCCATGCTAAAGTGAAG GCAATTGAGCTTATGGTTGTAGATGCACTAGTGAAAGCAAATGATTATCTACACATAGCTTCCCATATAGAGCATCCTTCTCAATACTGGAAG ATAGACGACACCATTTTAAAAACCATTGAGACTGCTCCAGATCCAGAATTGAAGGAATCTAGGGATTTGATCCTCCGCGTTCGAAGAAGAGATTTGTACCAG TTCTGTAATGAGTATGTTGTCCCAAGAGACAAAATAGAGTATTTCAAGGATGTCACGGCACAGGATATTGTCTGCTCGCAG AAAAGTAGCAGCGAGAGACTTAGTGAAGAGGATGTTGCTGTGAGCAATGTCATGATAGATCTGACTCAGGGGAGGCATAATCCACTTGAAAG TATCCATTTTTTCAAG GATTATGAAAGTGACGAGAAGTTCTCTATACCTGAAGATCGCATCAGCCACTTGCTGCCATCATCATATCAAGATATGATTGTGAGAGTGTACTCCAAAAAGCCCCACCTG GTGGAACCTATTTCTGACGCATTTGAAAATTTCCAGTTAAAGACTTATGGAATAAAAGCACAGGTTCATGCAACACCAGAGAAGAAAAAACGCCGTATATGA
- the LOC107860634 gene encoding deoxynucleoside triphosphate triphosphohydrolase SAMHD1 homolog isoform X3 codes for MVYPGAVHSRFEHSLGVYWLANEAVHKLKTHQGMELGIDHFDIQTVKLAGLLHDIGHGPFSHLFEREFLPQVCTGLDWSHEQMSVDMIDHIVDEHHIDIGSGTIKKVKEMILASSKLALTKSSREKQFLYDIVANGRNGIDVDKFDYIVRDTRACALGCNFQFHRLMETMRVLGDEICYRAKDYLTIHKLFATRADLHRTVYTHAKVKAIELMVVDALVKANDYLHIASHIEHPSQYWKIDDTILKTIETAPDPELKESRDLILRVRRRDLYQFCNEYVVPRDKIEYFKDVTAQDIVCSQKSSSERLSEEDVAVSNVMIDLTQGRHNPLESIHFFKDYESDEKFSIPEDRISHLLPSSYQDMIVRVYSKKPHLVEPISDAFENFQLKTYGIKAQVHATPEKKKRRI; via the exons ATGGTCTATCCAGGAGCAGTGCATTCTAGATTTGAGCATTCCCTTGGAGTCTATTGGCTTGCCAACGAAGCTGTCCATAAGCTTAAAACCCATCAA GGAATGGAGCTTGGAATTGATCACTTTGATATACAAACAGTGAAACTTGCTG GTCTTCTACATGATATTGGACATGGACCTTTTAGTCACTTGTTTGAACGTGAATTTCTTCCTCAAGTTTGCACTGGATTGGACTG GTCTCATGAACAAATGTCTGTGGATATGATTGATCACATTGTTGATGAGCATCATATTGATATCGGTTCAGGAACCATTAAAAAGGTCAAG GAAATGATTCTTGCTAGTTCCAAGCTTGCGTTGACAAAA AGTTCAAGGGAGAAGCAGTTCTTATATGATATTGTGGCAAATGGTCGAAATGGAATCGATGTAGACAA GTTTGATTACATCGTCCGAGATACCCGAGCGTGTGCTCTAGGATGCAATTTTCAGTTCCATAG GTTAATGGAGACAATGAGAGTCCTGGGAGACGAGATATGCTATCGAGCCAAAGATT ATTTAACCattcacaagttatttgccacaCGAGCTGATCTACACAGAACTGTTTATACCCATGCTAAAGTGAAG GCAATTGAGCTTATGGTTGTAGATGCACTAGTGAAAGCAAATGATTATCTACACATAGCTTCCCATATAGAGCATCCTTCTCAATACTGGAAG ATAGACGACACCATTTTAAAAACCATTGAGACTGCTCCAGATCCAGAATTGAAGGAATCTAGGGATTTGATCCTCCGCGTTCGAAGAAGAGATTTGTACCAG TTCTGTAATGAGTATGTTGTCCCAAGAGACAAAATAGAGTATTTCAAGGATGTCACGGCACAGGATATTGTCTGCTCGCAG AAAAGTAGCAGCGAGAGACTTAGTGAAGAGGATGTTGCTGTGAGCAATGTCATGATAGATCTGACTCAGGGGAGGCATAATCCACTTGAAAG TATCCATTTTTTCAAG GATTATGAAAGTGACGAGAAGTTCTCTATACCTGAAGATCGCATCAGCCACTTGCTGCCATCATCATATCAAGATATGATTGTGAGAGTGTACTCCAAAAAGCCCCACCTG GTGGAACCTATTTCTGACGCATTTGAAAATTTCCAGTTAAAGACTTATGGAATAAAAGCACAGGTTCATGCAACACCAGAGAAGAAAAAACGCCGTATATGA
- the LOC107860634 gene encoding deoxynucleoside triphosphate triphosphohydrolase SAMHD1 homolog isoform X2, protein MLCVAHMVYPGAVHSRFEHSLGVYWLANEAVHKLKTHQGMELGIDHFDIQTVKLAGLLHDIGHGPFSHLFEREFLPQVCTGLDWSHEQMSVDMIDHIVDEHHIDIGSGTIKKVKEMILASSKLALTKSSREKQFLYDIVANGRNGIDVDKFDYIVRDTRACALGCNFQFHRLMETMRVLGDEICYRAKDYLTIHKLFATRADLHRTVYTHAKVKAIELMVVDALVKANDYLHIASHIEHPSQYWKIDDTILKTIETAPDPELKESRDLILRVRRRDLYQFCNEYVVPRDKIEYFKDVTAQDIVCSQKSSSERLSEEDVAVSNVMIDLTQGRHNPLESIHFFKDYESDEKFSIPEDRISHLLPSSYQDMIVRVYSKKPHLVEPISDAFENFQLKTYGIKAQVHATPEKKKRRI, encoded by the exons ATGCTAT GTGTGGCACACATGGTCTATCCAGGAGCAGTGCATTCTAGATTTGAGCATTCCCTTGGAGTCTATTGGCTTGCCAACGAAGCTGTCCATAAGCTTAAAACCCATCAA GGAATGGAGCTTGGAATTGATCACTTTGATATACAAACAGTGAAACTTGCTG GTCTTCTACATGATATTGGACATGGACCTTTTAGTCACTTGTTTGAACGTGAATTTCTTCCTCAAGTTTGCACTGGATTGGACTG GTCTCATGAACAAATGTCTGTGGATATGATTGATCACATTGTTGATGAGCATCATATTGATATCGGTTCAGGAACCATTAAAAAGGTCAAG GAAATGATTCTTGCTAGTTCCAAGCTTGCGTTGACAAAA AGTTCAAGGGAGAAGCAGTTCTTATATGATATTGTGGCAAATGGTCGAAATGGAATCGATGTAGACAA GTTTGATTACATCGTCCGAGATACCCGAGCGTGTGCTCTAGGATGCAATTTTCAGTTCCATAG GTTAATGGAGACAATGAGAGTCCTGGGAGACGAGATATGCTATCGAGCCAAAGATT ATTTAACCattcacaagttatttgccacaCGAGCTGATCTACACAGAACTGTTTATACCCATGCTAAAGTGAAG GCAATTGAGCTTATGGTTGTAGATGCACTAGTGAAAGCAAATGATTATCTACACATAGCTTCCCATATAGAGCATCCTTCTCAATACTGGAAG ATAGACGACACCATTTTAAAAACCATTGAGACTGCTCCAGATCCAGAATTGAAGGAATCTAGGGATTTGATCCTCCGCGTTCGAAGAAGAGATTTGTACCAG TTCTGTAATGAGTATGTTGTCCCAAGAGACAAAATAGAGTATTTCAAGGATGTCACGGCACAGGATATTGTCTGCTCGCAG AAAAGTAGCAGCGAGAGACTTAGTGAAGAGGATGTTGCTGTGAGCAATGTCATGATAGATCTGACTCAGGGGAGGCATAATCCACTTGAAAG TATCCATTTTTTCAAG GATTATGAAAGTGACGAGAAGTTCTCTATACCTGAAGATCGCATCAGCCACTTGCTGCCATCATCATATCAAGATATGATTGTGAGAGTGTACTCCAAAAAGCCCCACCTG GTGGAACCTATTTCTGACGCATTTGAAAATTTCCAGTTAAAGACTTATGGAATAAAAGCACAGGTTCATGCAACACCAGAGAAGAAAAAACGCCGTATATGA